One window of the Pseudomonas lurida genome contains the following:
- a CDS encoding LysR family transcriptional regulator — MDRFNAMRVFTRIVELGGFAKAADSLQLPRASVTVLIKQLEAHLGVQLLQRTTRQVSPTLDGAAYYQRCVQLLSDLEETEAVFSASRQSPRGTLSIDMPSGIGRLIVIPALPTFTARYPQIELEIGLNDRPVDLIREGIDCVLRGGAALDESLVARPLAMMDQLTLASPAYLERMGVPASLDDLAHHHMVEYRSSASGKRFGLEFEVDGELRPVNLAKRVAATSSDGYFAACEAGFGLIQAPHYHAMRQLAQGTLVDVLPQMRVPRMALTALYPPHRQLSQRVRVFVDWLVALCAQPGTGLQRQPRALR; from the coding sequence TTGGACCGTTTCAATGCGATGCGCGTGTTTACACGGATCGTCGAGCTGGGTGGCTTCGCCAAGGCCGCCGACAGCCTGCAATTGCCACGCGCTTCGGTAACGGTGCTGATCAAGCAGCTGGAAGCGCACCTGGGTGTGCAACTGTTGCAGCGCACCACGCGGCAAGTCAGCCCGACCTTGGACGGCGCCGCGTACTACCAGCGTTGCGTGCAATTGCTGTCTGACCTGGAGGAAACCGAGGCGGTGTTTTCCGCGAGTCGCCAGAGCCCGCGTGGCACCTTGAGCATCGACATGCCCTCGGGGATCGGGCGGTTGATCGTGATTCCGGCCTTGCCGACCTTCACGGCCCGCTACCCGCAGATCGAGTTGGAGATTGGCCTTAACGACCGCCCGGTGGACCTGATTCGCGAAGGTATCGATTGCGTGCTGCGCGGTGGCGCGGCACTGGATGAGTCGTTGGTGGCGCGCCCGCTGGCGATGATGGATCAACTGACCCTGGCCAGTCCGGCCTACCTCGAACGCATGGGCGTACCCGCTTCCCTGGATGACCTCGCCCACCACCACATGGTCGAATACCGCTCCAGTGCCAGCGGCAAACGGTTTGGCCTGGAGTTTGAAGTTGACGGCGAGTTGCGCCCGGTCAACCTGGCCAAGCGGGTGGCCGCCACCAGTTCCGATGGTTACTTCGCGGCCTGCGAGGCCGGGTTCGGCCTGATCCAGGCGCCGCATTATCATGCGATGCGCCAGTTGGCCCAGGGGACGCTGGTGGACGTCCTGCCGCAGATGAGGGTGCCCAGAATGGCCCTGACGGCGCTGTACCCGCCGCACCGTCAATTGTCCCAGCGTGTGCGGGTGTTCGTGGACTGGTTGGTAGCGCTCTGCGCCCAGCCCGGCACCGGTTTGCAGCGCCAGCCTCGTGCCTTGCGATAA
- a CDS encoding fe2+ zn2+ uptake regulation protein, whose protein sequence is MYNPQVPTEGHSSAAEASFGSGAQTFGKAPEQQGNQRIRHLLKCFGLRTSLIRLKVIDALLTAADNQRTLGVRGVHSHLLELGIPLSFLSVREVLKRLCSEGVITLNTDKSYSLHEEAAKVLEGRA, encoded by the coding sequence ATGTACAACCCGCAAGTGCCCACGGAAGGACATTCATCGGCTGCCGAGGCCAGTTTTGGCAGCGGCGCACAAACGTTCGGCAAAGCGCCCGAACAACAAGGCAACCAGCGTATTCGCCATTTGCTCAAATGTTTTGGCTTGCGCACCAGCCTGATCCGGCTGAAGGTCATCGACGCCCTGCTCACCGCCGCCGACAACCAGCGCACCCTGGGGGTGCGCGGCGTGCACAGCCACTTGCTGGAGCTGGGTATCCCGCTGTCGTTTCTCAGCGTGCGCGAGGTGCTCAAGCGCCTGTGCAGCGAGGGCGTGATCACCCTCAATACGGATAAAAGCTACAGCCTCCATGAAGAGGCTGCCAAGGTGCTCGAAGGTCGCGCCTGA
- a CDS encoding aldo/keto reductase produces the protein MHTRPLGTNGPLVSAIGLGCMGMSDFYTPGSDTREATATLHRALELGINFFDTADIYGPHTNEQLIGKAIAGKRDQVFLASKFGIVRDLANPALRGVNGRPDYIRKAIDGTLRRLGVETLDLYYQHRIDPNVAIEETVGAMAELVQQGKVRYLGLSEASAATLERAHKVHPISALQSEYSLWSRDQEHNGCLAACQRLGIAFVPYSPLGRGFLTGALKSPDDFGDDDYRRFSPRFQGENFDKNLELVKQVQALAADKGVSAGQLALAWVLAQGEFIIPIPGTKQRRYLEENAAAVSISLSQAELAALDAIFPVEATAGLRYPEAVMAMLNI, from the coding sequence ATGCACACCCGTCCACTCGGAACAAACGGCCCGCTCGTCTCAGCCATCGGCCTCGGCTGCATGGGCATGAGCGATTTCTACACGCCTGGCAGCGACACGCGCGAGGCCACCGCGACCTTGCACCGCGCGCTGGAGCTGGGCATCAACTTCTTCGACACCGCCGATATTTATGGGCCGCACACCAACGAGCAACTGATCGGCAAAGCCATCGCCGGCAAACGTGACCAGGTGTTCCTGGCCAGCAAATTCGGGATCGTGCGCGACTTGGCCAATCCCGCCCTGCGGGGTGTGAACGGCCGTCCCGACTACATCCGCAAGGCCATCGACGGCACCCTGCGCCGGCTCGGCGTGGAGACCCTCGACCTGTACTACCAGCACCGTATCGACCCGAATGTCGCCATTGAAGAAACCGTCGGCGCCATGGCCGAACTGGTGCAGCAGGGCAAGGTGCGTTACCTGGGCCTGAGCGAAGCTTCTGCCGCGACCCTGGAGCGCGCCCACAAAGTGCACCCGATCAGCGCGCTGCAAAGCGAGTACTCCCTGTGGAGTCGCGACCAGGAACACAACGGCTGTCTCGCTGCCTGCCAGCGCCTGGGCATCGCGTTTGTGCCCTACAGCCCACTGGGCCGTGGCTTTCTGACCGGTGCACTGAAAAGCCCGGACGACTTCGGTGACGATGATTACCGTCGGTTCAGCCCGCGCTTCCAGGGCGAGAACTTCGACAAAAACCTCGAACTGGTGAAGCAGGTGCAAGCACTCGCCGCTGACAAAGGCGTCAGCGCCGGGCAACTCGCGCTGGCCTGGGTATTGGCGCAGGGTGAGTTCATCATTCCGATTCCCGGCACCAAGCAGCGCAGATACCTGGAAGAAAACGCGGCGGCGGTGTCGATCAGCCTGAGCCAGGCGGAACTGGCGGCACTGGACGCAATCTTTCCGGTCGAGGCGACCGCCGGCTTGCGCTACCCCGAGGCCGTGATGGCGATGCTGAATATCTGA
- a CDS encoding SRPBCC family protein yields the protein MRAAEQSVRLERISQERFIQAPIEAVYDYVTQPDRWHEWHPTSLSADTGTSGPLPAGARFTEFIDLLGVRVPMSYRVQIARRPGEFKTVFTSLAVDGSIHYFLLPHQGGTLFKRVLTYETELQLATLHERMIELSAVALGQLKHRLENPPFV from the coding sequence ATGCGCGCAGCCGAGCAGTCGGTCCGCTTGGAGCGGATCAGTCAGGAACGCTTTATCCAGGCCCCTATCGAAGCCGTTTACGACTACGTGACCCAACCGGATCGCTGGCACGAATGGCACCCCACGTCACTCAGCGCCGACACCGGCACCAGCGGTCCACTCCCGGCCGGCGCACGCTTCACCGAGTTCATCGACTTGCTGGGTGTGCGTGTACCCATGAGTTACCGTGTGCAGATCGCCCGACGCCCCGGCGAGTTCAAGACCGTGTTCACCTCCCTGGCCGTCGATGGCTCCATTCACTATTTCCTGTTGCCTCATCAAGGCGGCACGCTGTTCAAGCGCGTGTTGACCTATGAAACCGAACTGCAACTCGCCACCTTGCATGAACGCATGATTGAACTCTCGGCAGTTGCCCTGGGCCAGCTCAAGCATCGGCTGGAAAACCCGCCCTTCGTATAA
- a CDS encoding methyl-accepting chemotaxis protein has product MPTLRSIQARYTLFLVLFVLVLFVLTVVGIGQLVAPTLRHTEEQVVLNRIAEVAEQIQGELNKVQSQQRTITQTIPLLDSDAIDKVLPGLVDQYGELKVFGGGIWPLPNQRTPGRNKHSTFWHRDASGKLAVNTFWNSDPAPNYYDQSWYKGGLASPRGQCAWAAAYKDDASQEPRTNCAMAIQRDGVPYGVATIDVTLGFFNDLVASKEKDIGGQMLIVEGDGKIISNSTRISGPVVLKNISELTGTSAFASQVSKALAQRDQALQRSEFDNQGVASTFYMRPISGTPWFLATALPTSLITAQRDDVLGTLALLQIPMVLLLVLLAVYAIRQLVQRMKSLKTNIDALSAGDADLTRRITIRAEDELGAIGHSVNRFIVYLQNMIGEVTQATGAMSSSLEQLQRTSAHTNQILVRHASETDQTVTAITEMSSTADTVAQNAAETAAFTQRANEHADRSRVVVGEASNSVSALIGEVSSATHSVENMRQDAARITETLGVIGAIAGQTNLLALNAAIEAARAGEQGRGFAVVADEVRALAARTQASTSQINDMLTRLTAGVSSSVAAMENTQASCQSAADATARVNTGLDEMAGSVSHINNLSTQIATAAEQQSAVTEEINRSMVQIRQMVEELVQSGHATETNTQSLLDANGRVIALMGRFKVR; this is encoded by the coding sequence ATGCCCACACTGCGCTCTATCCAAGCCCGCTATACCCTGTTTCTGGTGCTGTTCGTCCTGGTGTTATTTGTGTTGACCGTGGTGGGTATCGGCCAGTTGGTCGCGCCCACGTTGCGCCATACCGAAGAACAGGTGGTGCTCAACCGCATCGCGGAAGTCGCCGAACAGATCCAAGGCGAACTGAACAAGGTTCAGTCCCAGCAACGCACCATCACCCAGACCATCCCCTTGCTCGACAGCGATGCCATCGACAAAGTACTGCCGGGCCTGGTCGACCAGTATGGCGAACTGAAAGTCTTCGGGGGCGGGATCTGGCCGTTGCCCAACCAGCGGACGCCGGGGCGCAACAAGCACAGCACGTTCTGGCACCGTGATGCCTCGGGCAAGCTGGCCGTCAATACCTTCTGGAACAGCGACCCCGCCCCCAACTATTACGACCAGAGCTGGTACAAGGGCGGCCTGGCTTCACCCCGGGGTCAATGCGCCTGGGCCGCCGCCTACAAGGACGACGCCAGCCAGGAGCCACGCACCAACTGCGCCATGGCCATCCAGCGCGACGGCGTTCCCTACGGCGTCGCCACCATCGACGTGACGCTGGGCTTCTTCAATGACCTGGTCGCCAGTAAAGAGAAAGACATCGGCGGGCAAATGCTGATCGTCGAAGGTGACGGCAAGATCATCAGCAACAGCACGCGTATCAGCGGCCCGGTGGTGTTGAAGAACATCAGCGAACTCACCGGCACCTCGGCGTTCGCCAGCCAGGTCAGCAAAGCGCTGGCCCAGCGCGACCAGGCGCTGCAGCGCAGCGAGTTCGACAACCAGGGCGTGGCCAGCACCTTCTATATGCGCCCTATCAGTGGCACGCCGTGGTTCCTCGCCACCGCCCTGCCCACTTCGCTGATCACTGCCCAGCGCGATGACGTGCTCGGCACCCTCGCCTTGCTGCAAATCCCCATGGTGTTGCTGCTGGTGTTGCTCGCGGTGTATGCGATCCGCCAGCTGGTGCAGCGCATGAAATCGCTGAAAACCAATATCGACGCCCTCTCCGCTGGCGACGCCGACCTGACTCGGCGTATCACCATCCGCGCCGAAGACGAACTGGGTGCCATCGGTCACTCGGTGAACCGGTTTATCGTCTACCTGCAGAACATGATCGGCGAAGTCACCCAAGCCACCGGTGCCATGTCATCGAGCCTTGAGCAACTGCAGCGGACCTCGGCGCACACCAACCAGATTCTGGTGCGGCATGCCTCGGAGACCGATCAGACGGTCACCGCGATCACCGAAATGAGTTCCACGGCCGACACCGTTGCGCAAAACGCTGCCGAAACCGCTGCATTTACCCAGCGCGCGAACGAACATGCCGACCGTTCCCGCGTGGTCGTGGGCGAGGCCTCCAACAGCGTCAGCGCCTTGATCGGTGAAGTGTCCAGCGCCACCCACAGTGTGGAGAACATGCGCCAGGACGCCGCACGCATCACCGAAACCCTCGGCGTGATCGGCGCGATTGCCGGCCAGACCAACCTGCTTGCCCTCAATGCCGCGATCGAAGCCGCGCGTGCCGGCGAGCAAGGCCGTGGTTTTGCGGTGGTCGCCGATGAAGTCCGCGCGCTCGCGGCCCGCACCCAGGCCAGCACATCGCAGATCAACGACATGCTCACGCGCCTGACCGCGGGTGTCAGCTCTTCGGTCGCGGCCATGGAAAACACCCAGGCCAGCTGCCAGTCGGCGGCGGATGCCACGGCGCGGGTGAATACCGGGCTGGATGAGATGGCCGGCTCTGTCAGCCATATCAACAACCTCAGCACCCAGATCGCGACGGCCGCCGAACAGCAAAGCGCAGTGACCGAAGAGATCAACCGAAGCATGGTGCAGATCCGACAAATGGTCGAAGAGCTGGTGCAGAGCGGCCATGCCACTGAAACCAATACCCAGAGCCTGCTGGATGCCAATGGCCGGGTGATTGCCTTGATGGGGCGCTTTAAAGTCCGCTGA
- a CDS encoding bifunctional acylase PvdQ: MIISNGLSRVCVAGVLLGLSVVASAREPMTHASADIRRTSYGVPHIRANDERGLGFGIGYAYAQDNLCLLANEVVTVNGQRAKFFGPEQATLEERNNLASDLFFSWLNTPQAVAAFWKAQSPQIQQRIEGYVAGYNRYLQEQGVPAQCQAAWVRPLATEDVVKLTRRLLVEGGVGQFAEALVGATPPQAAASVTTNAKAFERVAANQQRFAFDRGSNAVAVGRDRSFNGRGMLLANPHFPWVGGMRFYEMHLTIPGQLDVMGAALPGLPVVNIGFNRHVAWTHTVDTSKHFTLYRLTLDPKDATRYMLDGQSVPMDKTTVTVQVKQADGSLKDQSHTVYSSQFGPVVQWPGKLDWDSHYAFSLRDANLGNDRVLQQWYAMNRATSLKELKTSVHTLQGIPWVNTLATDDQGESLYMNQSVVPNVSAAKLAQCSDPRAGVQMIMLDGAHSACAWDINPRAAQAGIFAADQLPQLQRTDYVQHSNDSAWLANPKAPLTGFSPVISQDHIGLGPRARFALQRLQSLTKPISVTDLQNMVMDNEVYLAGQVMPDLLDFCANHLGTDATALQPLCSSLKNWDQRANLNSGIGLVHFINLVEHLQQIPDAWRVAFDPAQPLTTPRGVAIDRADVAKALREAMLASTADVAKLGLTADSTWGDIQVSGQTPIHGGPQELGIYNAMQTVPRADGKREVVSGTSYLQIVTFGDQGPHAQGVLAFSESSNPASAHAKDQTQAFSQKKLNLLPFTEAQIKADPQYQQLRIKE; encoded by the coding sequence GTGATTATTTCCAATGGGTTGTCCAGGGTATGTGTGGCGGGGGTATTGCTGGGGCTGAGCGTGGTCGCCTCGGCGCGGGAGCCGATGACACACGCGTCGGCGGACATCCGTCGTACCAGCTACGGTGTGCCGCATATCCGCGCCAACGATGAGCGAGGCCTGGGCTTCGGCATTGGCTACGCCTACGCCCAGGACAACCTGTGCCTGCTGGCCAACGAAGTGGTCACGGTGAATGGCCAGCGCGCCAAGTTCTTCGGCCCTGAGCAGGCGACCCTGGAGGAGCGCAATAACCTGGCCAGCGACCTGTTCTTTAGCTGGCTCAATACGCCGCAGGCGGTCGCCGCATTCTGGAAAGCGCAGAGCCCGCAGATCCAGCAGCGCATCGAAGGCTACGTGGCCGGCTATAACCGTTATCTGCAAGAGCAGGGCGTGCCCGCCCAGTGCCAGGCGGCCTGGGTGCGACCGCTGGCGACTGAAGACGTGGTCAAATTGACCCGTCGGCTGCTGGTAGAAGGTGGTGTCGGGCAGTTCGCCGAAGCCCTGGTTGGCGCGACACCACCCCAAGCGGCGGCCAGCGTGACCACCAACGCCAAGGCGTTTGAACGCGTCGCTGCCAACCAGCAGCGCTTCGCCTTTGATCGCGGCAGTAACGCGGTGGCGGTGGGCCGTGATCGCTCTTTCAACGGGCGCGGCATGCTGCTGGCCAATCCGCATTTTCCGTGGGTGGGGGGGATGCGATTCTATGAGATGCACCTGACCATCCCCGGCCAGTTGGACGTGATGGGCGCCGCGCTTCCGGGCCTGCCAGTCGTCAACATTGGGTTTAACAGGCATGTGGCCTGGACCCACACCGTGGACACGTCCAAGCACTTCACGCTGTACCGCCTGACCCTGGATCCCAAGGACGCTACGCGCTACATGCTCGATGGCCAGTCAGTGCCGATGGATAAGACCACGGTAACCGTGCAAGTCAAACAAGCGGACGGCAGCCTCAAGGACCAGTCGCACACAGTCTATAGCTCGCAATTCGGTCCAGTGGTGCAATGGCCTGGCAAGCTCGACTGGGACAGCCACTACGCCTTCAGCCTGCGCGACGCCAACCTGGGCAACGACCGCGTGCTGCAACAGTGGTACGCGATGAACCGCGCCACCAGCCTCAAGGAACTGAAAACCTCGGTGCACACCCTGCAAGGCATCCCGTGGGTCAACACCCTGGCCACCGATGACCAGGGCGAAAGCCTGTACATGAACCAATCGGTGGTGCCCAACGTCAGCGCGGCCAAGCTCGCGCAGTGCAGTGACCCACGCGCGGGCGTGCAGATGATCATGCTCGACGGCGCCCACAGCGCCTGTGCCTGGGACATCAACCCACGCGCCGCTCAGGCCGGTATCTTCGCGGCCGACCAACTGCCGCAACTGCAACGCACCGACTACGTCCAGCATTCCAACGACTCGGCGTGGCTGGCCAACCCCAAGGCGCCACTGACCGGCTTTTCCCCGGTGATCAGCCAAGACCACATCGGCCTCGGCCCGCGCGCACGTTTTGCCCTGCAACGCCTGCAATCTTTGACAAAGCCGATCAGCGTCACCGACCTGCAAAACATGGTGATGGACAACGAGGTGTACCTGGCTGGCCAAGTCATGCCCGACCTGCTCGATTTCTGCGCCAACCACCTCGGCACCGACGCCACCGCCCTGCAACCCCTGTGCAGCAGCCTGAAAAACTGGGACCAGCGCGCCAACCTCAACAGCGGCATTGGCCTGGTGCACTTCATCAACCTGGTGGAGCACCTGCAGCAAATCCCTGACGCCTGGCGCGTGGCCTTCGACCCGGCCCAGCCGCTCACCACCCCACGTGGCGTGGCCATCGACCGCGCCGACGTCGCCAAAGCCTTGCGCGAAGCCATGCTCGCCTCGACGGCCGACGTCGCCAAACTCGGCCTGACCGCCGACAGCACATGGGGCGACATCCAGGTCTCCGGCCAAACCCCCATCCACGGTGGCCCGCAGGAACTGGGCATCTACAACGCCATGCAAACCGTGCCCCGCGCCGACGGCAAACGCGAAGTCGTCAGTGGCACCAGCTACCTGCAAATCGTCACCTTCGGCGACCAGGGCCCGCATGCCCAGGGCGTCCTCGCGTTCTCCGAGTCCAGCAACCCGGCCTCCGCGCATGCCAAGGACCAAACCCAGGCGTTCTCCCAGAAAAAACTCAACCTGCTGCCGTTCACAGAAGCCCAGATCAAGGCCGACCCGCAGTACCAACAACTGCGCATCAAGGAGTAG
- a CDS encoding low molecular weight protein tyrosine phosphatase family protein, producing MNVLFICGKNRLRSPTAEHLFADWSGVETASAGVNNDADVPVSQELLRWADLIFVMEQIHRKKLTARFTSELANKRIICLNISDDYEYMAPALIKLLEARIGRYLFS from the coding sequence TTGAATGTGTTGTTCATCTGCGGAAAAAACCGCCTACGTAGTCCGACCGCCGAGCACCTTTTTGCTGATTGGTCGGGAGTTGAGACAGCATCGGCTGGTGTCAATAACGATGCGGATGTACCTGTAAGCCAGGAGCTTCTAAGGTGGGCCGATCTCATTTTTGTTATGGAGCAAATCCATCGAAAAAAGCTGACTGCTCGCTTCACCTCGGAGTTGGCAAATAAACGTATCATCTGTCTGAATATTTCGGATGATTACGAATACATGGCACCTGCTTTGATCAAACTGCTGGAAGCGAGAATCGGGCGTTATTTATTCTCCTGA
- a CDS encoding DUF411 domain-containing protein — protein sequence MKTPFRLALLSALLTTTLAQAAELIPIDVHRDANCGCCKKWISHLENNGFEVNDHVETDMSAVKQRLGVAPRLGSCHTAVIDGKFVEGHVPAEQVLALRKRDDLLGVAAPGMPMGSPGMEVQGRSEAYQVIGLTREGNDVVVAEYPAQ from the coding sequence ATGAAAACCCCATTTCGGCTGGCCCTGCTGTCAGCCTTGCTCACCACCACCCTCGCCCAGGCCGCCGAGCTGATCCCCATCGATGTGCACCGCGACGCCAATTGCGGCTGCTGCAAAAAGTGGATCAGCCACCTGGAAAACAATGGTTTCGAAGTCAACGACCACGTCGAAACCGACATGAGTGCCGTCAAGCAACGCCTGGGCGTGGCTCCGCGCCTGGGCTCGTGCCACACCGCCGTAATCGACGGCAAGTTCGTTGAAGGCCATGTACCGGCCGAACAGGTGCTGGCCCTGCGCAAGCGCGACGACCTGTTGGGCGTTGCTGCGCCGGGCATGCCCATGGGCTCGCCGGGCATGGAAGTGCAAGGCCGCAGCGAAGCGTATCAAGTCATCGGCCTCACCCGTGAAGGCAACGATGTCGTGGTGGCTGAATACCCGGCGCAATGA